In the genome of Hyphobacterium sp. CCMP332, one region contains:
- a CDS encoding glycosyltransferase family 4 protein has protein sequence MPPKVLVISNYNDPVVTRPEAEIFIGLKKEGLEIEVISKGDTDYGKKFLQNGIKVYDRLISKKYDKEEINFIKEILKEGKHDVLQLFNGAAIVNGIQAAKNLDVSVVLYRGFSGHIHWWDPSAYTKFLHPRADKIICNSIGVEEIFNRQLFFNSDKAITINKGHNLDWYKDVKAFSRNDLGIADSSLAIACVANNRPMKGVKYIMEAITKLPAEIDIDLFLIGKGLDDTQFKNIIKGHPNECKVHFMGFRKDALRIVAACDAFIMASTKGESITKAVLEAMSLGLAPIISDIAGNRELVVQNENGLIFPSRNSNKLSECIQKMESDRVATKLMGKKSKERIEGLLNINTTISKYRKLYEELSNKN, from the coding sequence ATGCCTCCAAAAGTTTTAGTAATTAGCAATTACAATGATCCGGTTGTCACCCGACCGGAAGCTGAGATATTTATAGGCTTAAAGAAAGAAGGTCTTGAAATTGAGGTTATAAGCAAGGGCGATACTGATTATGGCAAGAAATTCCTGCAAAATGGCATCAAAGTATATGATAGGCTCATATCTAAGAAATACGATAAGGAGGAAATCAATTTTATAAAAGAAATTTTAAAAGAAGGAAAACACGATGTCCTTCAACTCTTCAATGGAGCAGCCATTGTCAATGGCATTCAGGCCGCTAAAAATCTTGATGTGTCAGTAGTGCTTTACAGAGGATTTTCAGGTCATATTCATTGGTGGGATCCATCGGCTTATACCAAGTTTTTACATCCACGTGCAGATAAAATAATTTGTAATTCTATTGGTGTCGAGGAAATTTTTAATCGTCAGCTTTTTTTTAATTCTGACAAGGCGATTACAATTAATAAAGGTCATAATTTAGATTGGTATAAGGATGTTAAGGCATTTTCAAGAAATGACCTGGGTATTGCGGATTCGAGTTTGGCTATCGCCTGTGTGGCCAATAACAGGCCAATGAAGGGGGTTAAATACATAATGGAGGCCATCACCAAATTGCCTGCTGAAATTGATATCGATTTATTTCTAATTGGCAAAGGATTGGACGATACTCAGTTCAAAAATATAATTAAGGGACACCCCAATGAGTGCAAAGTTCATTTTATGGGTTTCAGAAAGGATGCTTTAAGAATTGTGGCTGCTTGTGATGCTTTCATTATGGCTTCCACCAAAGGGGAATCGATTACCAAGGCAGTGCTGGAGGCAATGTCACTAGGCCTGGCACCTATTATAAGTGATATTGCCGGCAATAGAGAGTTGGTGGTTCAAAATGAAAACGGATTAATTTTTCCCTCAAGGAATTCCAATAAACTTTCTGAATGCATTCAAAAAATGGAATCTGACAGGGTTGCAACCAAACTAATGGGGAAGAAGTCAAAGGAGAGAATCGAAGGATTATTGAACATTAATACGACCATTTCCAAATACAGGAAATTGTATGAGGAACTGAGCAATAAAAATTAA
- a CDS encoding YceI family protein → MKTNKFLTAILFTATLFMVACSGSQESSEAETSTEENMETEADNASIDDFVVSAEDSKVRWRGEMLGIYAHEGTVNVSEATLMMENGQISGGSFVVDLTSITPTDENFNPEEGQTQEKLVGHLSSPDFFAVDSFPTASFTIESVEGNTAIGTLTIRGKSNSETVENITFSEEEGRRVVRGTMSFNRMNYDVSFEMPVADKVLSEDIQLDIKLIASN, encoded by the coding sequence ATGAAAACTAACAAATTCTTAACAGCTATTTTATTTACAGCTACCCTATTTATGGTAGCTTGCTCAGGAAGTCAGGAAAGCTCTGAAGCTGAAACATCAACTGAAGAAAACATGGAGACAGAAGCTGATAATGCTTCAATCGACGACTTTGTAGTATCCGCGGAAGACAGTAAAGTTAGGTGGAGAGGTGAAATGTTGGGAATATATGCCCACGAAGGAACAGTTAATGTAAGTGAAGCCACTTTGATGATGGAAAATGGGCAAATATCAGGAGGAAGTTTTGTGGTGGATTTAACAAGCATCACTCCTACTGATGAAAACTTTAATCCAGAGGAAGGCCAAACTCAGGAAAAACTGGTTGGTCATTTATCATCTCCTGATTTCTTTGCTGTCGACTCATTCCCAACAGCGAGCTTTACGATAGAGAGTGTAGAAGGAAATACTGCAATCGGCACGCTTACAATTCGAGGTAAAAGCAATTCCGAAACGGTTGAAAACATTACTTTTAGCGAAGAAGAAGGAAGAAGAGTGGTAAGAGGTACCATGTCATTCAACAGGATGAATTATGATGTATCATTTGAAATGCCCGTTGCCGACAAAGTGCTCTCCGAAGATATCCAATTGGACATTAAATTGATAGCATCGAATTAA
- the crtI gene encoding phytoene desaturase translates to MKIAVIGSGVAGLASGARLAAKGHEVHIYDSNSYPGGKLSAFEQGKFRFDAGPSLFTLPEHLDAVFYDAGKNPRDYYNFKKIEKSCHYFFDDKTRLIAYSDQNRFAKEVQEKTGTDAKSVIDHLNKSAFLYEKTHALFMERSLHKLRNYFTKDVLEALLNVFRLHLNVSMHEVNSNRFKDPRLVQLFDRFATYNGSNPYKAPGVLNIIPHLEHNIGTYFPVGGMHQITLALVKLSKDLGVNFHFNTEVETILVDKNKVQGIKINGKEESFDYVVSNADIYPTYKKLLKGQKDPEKILKQERSSSALIFYWGVKKEFPELDLHNILFSGNYKKEFDYLFGKKELYTDPTVYINISSKYNPNDAPKGSENWFVMINAPANTGQNWDQMIEKSRRNILDKLNNILNTKIEEYIVNESLLDPRSIESKTSSYQGSLYGTSSNTKFSAFLRHPNFSQKIKGLYFCGGSVHPGGGIPLCLLSGKIVSELIK, encoded by the coding sequence ATGAAAATCGCAGTTATAGGATCAGGCGTAGCCGGTTTGGCTTCCGGCGCAAGATTGGCTGCAAAAGGTCATGAGGTTCATATCTACGATTCAAATAGTTATCCAGGTGGAAAGCTTAGTGCCTTTGAACAGGGGAAATTCAGATTTGATGCGGGTCCCTCCCTTTTTACCTTACCCGAACACCTGGATGCTGTTTTTTACGATGCGGGAAAAAATCCCAGAGATTATTACAACTTTAAGAAAATAGAAAAAAGCTGTCATTATTTCTTTGATGATAAAACCAGATTGATCGCGTACAGTGATCAAAATAGATTTGCCAAAGAGGTTCAGGAAAAAACAGGTACGGATGCTAAAAGTGTGATTGATCATTTAAATAAGAGTGCCTTCTTATATGAAAAAACACATGCGTTATTTATGGAGAGATCACTTCATAAATTGAGAAACTATTTCACCAAAGATGTTTTAGAAGCCTTACTGAACGTTTTTAGGCTCCATTTGAATGTGAGCATGCATGAAGTAAACAGCAATCGATTTAAAGATCCAAGACTAGTGCAATTATTCGATCGCTTTGCAACATATAATGGTTCCAACCCTTACAAGGCCCCGGGAGTATTAAATATCATTCCACACCTGGAACACAACATAGGCACCTATTTTCCTGTTGGCGGAATGCATCAAATCACGTTGGCATTGGTAAAACTTTCAAAGGATCTAGGAGTAAACTTTCATTTCAACACTGAAGTGGAGACTATTTTAGTGGATAAGAACAAAGTACAAGGCATAAAAATTAATGGAAAAGAAGAGTCATTTGACTATGTTGTTTCAAATGCAGATATATATCCTACTTACAAGAAGCTTTTAAAAGGTCAAAAAGATCCAGAGAAAATATTAAAACAAGAACGCTCTAGTTCTGCACTGATATTCTATTGGGGCGTAAAAAAGGAATTTCCTGAATTGGACCTCCACAATATATTGTTTTCCGGAAACTACAAAAAGGAATTTGATTACCTGTTTGGAAAAAAAGAGCTATATACTGACCCCACCGTTTATATAAATATCAGCTCAAAATACAACCCAAATGATGCACCTAAAGGATCAGAAAATTGGTTTGTCATGATCAATGCCCCTGCGAACACCGGACAGAATTGGGATCAAATGATTGAAAAGTCAAGAAGAAACATTCTTGATAAATTAAATAATATTCTGAATACAAAAATAGAAGAGTACATCGTGAATGAATCCCTCCTGGACCCAAGGAGCATCGAATCAAAAACCTCTTCTTATCAAGGCTCATTGTATGGGACTAGTTCAAATACTAAATTCTCTGCATTTTTAAGACACCCCAATTTCAGTCAAAAAATAAAAGGTCTCTATTTTTGTGGAGGAAGTGTTCATCCTGGAGGAGGAATACCATTATGTTTACTTTCCGGGAAAATTGTATCCGAATTGATTAAATGA
- a CDS encoding carotenoid biosynthesis protein, with amino-acid sequence MKNSTAKYSIGIIIILHLVALATFFLGYSRYILPLTPVNLLITAYLIFLNQQEKNNSFIINSILIVLVAYIVEVIGVNTGLFFGNYQYMDSLGPKIWETPPIIGINWWILTIASASFFRKSQIPLILKALLSTVLMLFIDLWIEPISDLLKFWQWENNIIPLKNYLGWFITGFALQIIYWQGTYNKKNKIGIPVYIIFISFFLILNLFLR; translated from the coding sequence ATGAAAAACTCTACCGCAAAATATTCAATAGGGATTATTATTATTCTCCACCTTGTAGCTCTTGCCACTTTTTTTCTTGGATATTCAAGATATATCCTTCCACTTACACCTGTCAATCTTTTAATAACGGCATATCTGATCTTTTTAAATCAACAGGAGAAAAACAATTCATTTATTATCAACTCCATTTTAATTGTTTTGGTCGCCTATATCGTTGAAGTGATTGGTGTGAATACAGGTTTATTTTTTGGAAATTATCAATACATGGACAGTCTAGGTCCAAAAATTTGGGAGACTCCGCCCATAATAGGGATCAATTGGTGGATATTAACTATTGCTTCTGCTTCATTTTTTAGAAAATCTCAAATTCCTTTAATCCTCAAAGCTTTATTATCTACCGTACTAATGCTTTTCATTGATCTTTGGATTGAGCCTATATCAGACTTGCTTAAATTTTGGCAATGGGAAAACAATATTATCCCTCTTAAAAATTATTTGGGTTGGTTCATTACGGGATTTGCCCTACAGATAATTTACTGGCAAGGGACTTACAATAAGAAAAACAAGATTGGCATTCCTGTTTATATCATTTTTATAAGCTTCTTTTTGATTCTAAATCTTTTTCTTAGATAA
- a CDS encoding SDR family NAD(P)-dependent oxidoreductase, with amino-acid sequence MTLTNNDSKSLEMDKRVLITGASSGLGKELALLYAQKNRSLLLVARSKKKLEKISMDIGKRYNVKVAFIVMDLGKSDSAYELFKYCQKSNFQIDLLINNAGFAYRGEFLKEEIENISEMLYLMVLNTALLTRLFGHEMQKKSEGKIVQISSTAAFQAGPYMAVYFAAKSFLLLLSEAIQFETKYPKIQIACPGAFHSNFEKRSKMQDNIFFKRRGLPDAAEMAKKMFNFAASNKSIYVPGFRNNVILLLIRFFPRKVVHWVISIFLSKKKI; translated from the coding sequence ATGACTTTAACAAATAATGACAGCAAGAGTTTAGAAATGGACAAAAGGGTATTGATAACCGGTGCAAGTTCAGGTCTGGGCAAGGAGTTGGCTCTTTTATATGCTCAAAAAAACAGGAGTCTATTATTGGTTGCCCGAAGCAAAAAGAAGCTGGAAAAAATTTCAATGGACATTGGCAAAAGGTATAATGTGAAAGTGGCCTTTATAGTGATGGATCTTGGCAAAAGTGATTCCGCCTATGAGCTTTTCAAATATTGCCAGAAATCAAATTTTCAAATTGATCTCTTGATCAATAATGCAGGTTTTGCATACCGGGGTGAGTTTTTAAAAGAGGAGATAGAGAATATAAGCGAGATGCTTTATTTAATGGTGCTTAACACAGCATTATTAACCAGATTGTTCGGACATGAAATGCAGAAAAAATCTGAAGGGAAAATAGTGCAAATCTCTTCAACAGCTGCTTTTCAGGCCGGTCCATATATGGCCGTATATTTCGCAGCCAAATCTTTTTTACTTTTATTGAGCGAAGCTATTCAATTCGAAACTAAATATCCCAAAATTCAAATAGCCTGTCCCGGAGCTTTTCATTCAAATTTTGAAAAGCGATCGAAAATGCAAGACAATATTTTTTTTAAACGAAGAGGCCTTCCGGATGCAGCGGAAATGGCCAAAAAGATGTTCAACTTTGCCGCGTCCAACAAGTCAATTTATGTCCCCGGATTTCGCAATAATGTGATTTTACTTTTAATACGATTCTTCCCAAGGAAAGTAGTTCATTGGGTTATTTCCATTTTCTTATCTAAGAAAAAGATTTAG
- a CDS encoding alpha/beta hydrolase has protein sequence MLYSETHLLDPNKQWIVFIHGAGGNISTWKFQIPFFQNHFNLLLIDLKGHGNSKSQEIEKAYTFKSIAEDINELMIHHNIERAHFIGLSIGSLIIHSYCDLYPHKVSSLIGTGGIYKINWQIHYFSKSAYLLAKIFPYPFLYKVFAYIVMPRKNHNLSRKIFIKASQKLVRREYLRWLNLYAKFRETVSQLDFSKQNKAVLVVMGEEDHLFLKPARDFCSLYSGSQLKVMPKSGHICNIENPQQYNQIVFEFIMNSIQ, from the coding sequence TTGTTATATTCAGAAACACATCTCTTAGACCCAAATAAACAATGGATTGTTTTTATTCATGGTGCCGGTGGAAACATCTCTACATGGAAATTTCAAATTCCCTTCTTTCAAAACCACTTCAATCTGCTTTTGATTGATTTAAAAGGTCATGGCAATTCAAAAAGTCAGGAAATTGAAAAAGCTTATACTTTTAAAAGCATAGCCGAAGATATTAATGAATTAATGATACATCATAACATTGAAAGGGCACATTTTATTGGTCTTTCTATTGGTTCGCTTATCATTCACAGTTATTGCGATTTGTACCCGCACAAAGTGAGTTCTTTAATCGGTACCGGAGGAATCTACAAGATCAATTGGCAAATACATTATTTTAGTAAATCGGCCTATCTACTCGCAAAAATCTTTCCTTATCCTTTTCTTTATAAAGTCTTCGCCTATATCGTAATGCCAAGGAAGAATCATAATCTTTCGAGAAAGATATTCATTAAGGCCTCTCAAAAATTGGTCCGGAGAGAATATTTAAGATGGTTAAATTTATACGCTAAATTTCGCGAAACTGTGTCACAACTTGATTTTAGTAAGCAGAATAAAGCAGTTCTTGTAGTTATGGGGGAAGAAGATCATTTGTTTTTAAAACCAGCACGTGACTTTTGCAGTTTATATAGTGGTTCTCAATTAAAAGTAATGCCAAAAAGTGGACATATTTGCAATATTGAAAATCCACAACAATACAATCAGATTGTTTTTGAGTTTATAATGAATAGCATCCAATAG